Within Raineyella sp. W15-4, the genomic segment ACCCGGTGTTGTCCGTCCCCTTGTCAGGGGTGGATCCGTGGTCCCTCCGGGGCGATCGTGGTGGGCATGGACGAGTTACTGGATGCCCTCCCCGGACCACCCGTGGCACTCCGGCCCCGGCTGTTGGCCGGCGTGCCGATTCTCCGGCTGCGGGACGGGACGGTACAGGTGGGTTGTGATGCAGATCACGGTATCCGGTTCGGGGACGCTCCGCCCGGGACCCCGCGGATGCTGGCCGACCTGACCGGGGAACACGCCCTCGGTGACCTCGCTGACCGGTGGAACTTGCCGCTGCGGGCTGTGGACAACCTGGTGACAACTCTACGGACGGCCGGTCTGCTCGCTGTGGACGGCTCACAGCAAGGCCCACTGGGAGGCCTCCCGGTGGCCCGAGTGGTCGCCGCGCCGGCACTGGCCGCCGATCTCACTTCCGGACTGCTCGAGGCCGGGGTCGGGACGGTCCACGTGATCGCCCCCGGGGCCGCGCCGGGGACCGCCCGCGGCCGGCTCCGGGATCGGGTCCGGGTGGCCGACACGGTGGATCGCCGACCGCTGCCGCCGGGGACGCCCACCGTCGTCGCGCCCGGCTGCCTGGAGCCGGACCCCGCCCTGGTCGAGACGCTGATGCGCGCCGACGATCCCCACATCGTGGTCCGGCCACGGCCGGCCGGGGTCCTGGTGGGCCCGTTCGTCCTGCCCGGGCGGACCTCCTGCCTGGTCTGCGGCGATCTCGGCCGGGCCGCCCGCGACGCCTCCTGGGTCGAGCAGCGGGCCGCGATGACAGCGATCGAGGCACCGTACGCGGCGGCGCTGCGGGACTGGACCATCGCCACCGTGCTGACCCAGCTGGCCTGTTGGGCGGCCGGCGGCCGGCCCGATCTGGCCGACCGTACGGTCGAGCTGGACACCCGCGACTGGCGGCAGAGCTGGCGGGCGTGGCGACCACACCCGGCCTGCGGCTGCGGCTGGTCCCCGCCCGGTGCGGCGAGCGCCCCGGCGTGGGGTCAGACCGTCCCGCCCGGCGCGGCGGCGAGCGCCCCGTCCTCGTCGACGAGGCCGGGATCGGCAACGATCCTCAGCACCGCCTCGCCGTAGTGCTCGATCTTCCCCGCGCCGATCCCGCGCACCGCCCGGAGCGCCCGCTCGTCGGCGGGGCGGGTCTCGGCCAGCGCCAGCAGGGTCGCATCGGTGAAGATCACGTACGCCGGCAGGCTGTGGGTCTTCGCCTCCCGGCGTCGCCACCGGCGCAGCGCCTCCGCGGTCGCCTCGTCGTAGGGGACCTCACAGTCGTGGTGGTGACCGAGCTTGCGCTCGGCCGCGTCGCGCAGCGCCAGGCCGCACACCCGGCAGGTCGCGCTGAGCGCGCTGCCGCGTCGCCGCCCGCCGCCGGACCCGCGACGCGCCGCCTCGGGCGTGGCCGTCACCCCGGTCGGGAGGACACCGTCGAGGAAACGGGACGGCCGGCGCCGACCGTTACCGCCGGACCGGGCCCGCGACCAGGACACCCGCAGGTGCCGGCGGGCCCGGGTGATGCCGACGTAGAGCAGCCGGCGTTCCTCGTCGAGCTGGTCACGACCGGTGGCGAGCACGAACGGCATCGACCCCTCGTGCACCCCGCTCAGCGCCACCGCGTCCCACTCCAGCCCCTTCGCGGCGTGGAAGGTCGACAGGGTGACACCGTGCGCGATCGGTGCGTGGTCCGCCGCCGCCCGGGCGTCGAGGACCTCCGCGACGTCCGCCAGGTCCGCTCCGGGCCGCTCGGCCAGGACGTCACCGACCAGGTCGATCAAGGCGGCGAGCGACTCCCACTTCTCCCGCCGCGATCCGGAGCCCGACGGTGCCGTCTCGCGCCACCCGATCGGTTCCAGCAGGGCCTTGGCCTGGTCGAGAGGTCCGACCCCGTCGACCTGGCCGGTGCGAGCCTGGGCCCGCAGCAGGCCGATCCCCTGCCGCACCTCGGCCCGCTCGTAGAACCGTTCGGCGCCCCGGACCAGGTAGGGGATGCCCGCCGCGTCGAGGGCCTGCTCGAGCTGCGGGGACTGCGCGTTGATCCGGAACAGCACCGCCATCTCCCGCCAGTCCACCCCCTGCTCGGCCAATGAGGACAGCCAGCCGGCGATCCCGGCCGCCTCCTCCGCCTCGTCGGTGGCCTCCGCCCAGACCGGTGCCGGGCCGGTCGGCCGCTGGGCGACCAGCGCCTGCTGTCCGCTGTGCCCGATCACCCGGTTGGCGACGTCCACCACCTCCGGTGTCGAGCGGTAGTCGCGGACCAGCCGGACCACCGTCGCACCCGGGTGGCGCCGGGTGAACCCGGTCAGGTAGTCGGCCCGGGCACCGGCGAAGGAGTGGATGGTCTGCGCCGGATCGCCGACCACACAGAGCTCCTCGGACTCCCCCCGCCACAGCGTCAGCAGGGCCTCCTGGAGCGGGGAGACGTCCTGGTACTCGTCGACGACCAGGTGCCGGTAGGTCCGGCGGACCTCCTCGGCCACCTCCTCGCGCTCGGCGAGCATCGCCGCGCAGCACAACAGGATGTCCTCGAAGTCGATCACCCCGTGGTCGGCCTTGAGCCGCTCGTACCCGGCAAACACCCGCGCGATCGTCTCCGGTTCCAGTCCCGACACCTCCCGCCGGGCCCGCCGGGCGACCTGGGGATAGCTGTCGGCGTCGGCGTTGGAGACCTTGGCCCAACCGATCTCGCCGAGCAGGTCGCGCACCGTCCCCTGGTCGGTCTCCACCCGCAGCCGGCGGGCCGCCTCGACGACCATCCCGTAGCGATTGTCCGCCAGCCGCGGCAGCGGGCGCCCGTACGCCTTGGGCCAGAAGTACTGGGCCTGGCGCAGCGCCGCGGAGTGGAACGTCCGGGCCTGCACCCCACGGGCCCCCAGCTGCTGGAGCCGGCCCCGCAGCTCCCCCGCGGCCCGGGTGGTGAACGTCACCGCCAGCACCTGGGTGGGGACGTAGGCGCCGACCGCGCAGCCGTACGCGATCCGGTGCGTGATGGCCCGGGTCTTCCCGGTGCCGGCCCCGGCGATCACCACGACCGGACCGGTCAGGCCGGTCGCCACCGCGCGCTGCTCGGGGTCCAGCTGGTCGAGGAGGGCTTCGGCGGAGGTCGGGTCGGCTGACGGGGTGGCGGACATGCCCCACACTGTAGGCCGCTGCACCGACACCGCGGCCCGCCTCGAGTGTCACCACCCTCCTCTAGGGTGGTGGCCATCATGATCCACTCCACGCCGACCGGCCGCCCCACCCTCCACCTCGGGGCGGATGCCGAGGTGCTCGCCGACGCCCTGGCCGAGGCGTCGGCCGCGCCTCCGGCCGATGTGTTCGACGAGTTGCTGATCACCTGCGAGGGACCCGGCACCCAGCGCTGGCTGGCGCACCGGCTCACCCGTACGCTCGGGATCTCCGCGGGCATCGCGATGCCGCCGCTCGCCGGTTGG encodes:
- a CDS encoding ATP-dependent DNA helicase UvrD2, which encodes MSATPSADPTSAEALLDQLDPEQRAVATGLTGPVVVIAGAGTGKTRAITHRIAYGCAVGAYVPTQVLAVTFTTRAAGELRGRLQQLGARGVQARTFHSAALRQAQYFWPKAYGRPLPRLADNRYGMVVEAARRLRVETDQGTVRDLLGEIGWAKVSNADADSYPQVARRARREVSGLEPETIARVFAGYERLKADHGVIDFEDILLCCAAMLAEREEVAEEVRRTYRHLVVDEYQDVSPLQEALLTLWRGESEELCVVGDPAQTIHSFAGARADYLTGFTRRHPGATVVRLVRDYRSTPEVVDVANRVIGHSGQQALVAQRPTGPAPVWAEATDEAEEAAGIAGWLSSLAEQGVDWREMAVLFRINAQSPQLEQALDAAGIPYLVRGAERFYERAEVRQGIGLLRAQARTGQVDGVGPLDQAKALLEPIGWRETAPSGSGSRREKWESLAALIDLVGDVLAERPGADLADVAEVLDARAAADHAPIAHGVTLSTFHAAKGLEWDAVALSGVHEGSMPFVLATGRDQLDEERRLLYVGITRARRHLRVSWSRARSGGNGRRRPSRFLDGVLPTGVTATPEAARRGSGGGRRRGSALSATCRVCGLALRDAAERKLGHHHDCEVPYDEATAEALRRWRRREAKTHSLPAYVIFTDATLLALAETRPADERALRAVRGIGAGKIEHYGEAVLRIVADPGLVDEDGALAAAPGGTV
- a CDS encoding TOMM precursor leader peptide-binding protein, with product MLADLTGEHALGDLADRWNLPLRAVDNLVTTLRTAGLLAVDGSQQGPLGGLPVARVVAAPALAADLTSGLLEAGVGTVHVIAPGAAPGTARGRLRDRVRVADTVDRRPLPPGTPTVVAPGCLEPDPALVETLMRADDPHIVVRPRPAGVLVGPFVLPGRTSCLVCGDLGRAARDASWVEQRAAMTAIEAPYAAALRDWTIATVLTQLACWAAGGRPDLADRTVELDTRDWRQSWRAWRPHPACGCGWSPPGAASAPAWGQTVPPGAAASAPSSSTRPGSATILSTASP